A window of Chitinophaga sp. MM2321 contains these coding sequences:
- a CDS encoding sugar phosphate isomerase/epimerase, with protein sequence MMKKLSILLLAILFAVGYTACNQPEQKKAGSAPWDLAVIAWSFREFTFFETVDKAKEAGIHFLGAFPGQPIGGGIEGKMEAGMSEEKRKLVLDYLAKQDVKLIDFGVYTPDSPEGWRELFAFAKAMDLRNIVSEPHPDDLELVSRLCEEYQIQVAIHNHPSPSHYAHPDTLLAALENSSKYIGACADVGHWTRSGMDPIECLKKLEGRIFEVHFKDITTPATGGVDTIWGTGICNIDGMLKELHQQKFTGILAVEYETNPRNNLTEIGQSLGYYNQVMEKIK encoded by the coding sequence ATGATGAAGAAATTATCGATATTGCTGCTGGCCATTCTGTTTGCAGTAGGTTACACGGCTTGTAATCAGCCGGAGCAAAAGAAGGCGGGTAGCGCGCCCTGGGACCTGGCTGTTATTGCATGGTCATTCCGGGAGTTTACCTTTTTTGAAACAGTAGACAAGGCGAAAGAAGCGGGTATCCACTTCCTGGGTGCTTTCCCGGGACAGCCTATCGGTGGTGGCATAGAAGGTAAAATGGAGGCCGGGATGAGTGAAGAAAAGCGGAAACTGGTACTGGACTATCTTGCAAAGCAGGATGTAAAACTCATCGACTTTGGCGTATACACACCGGATTCTCCGGAAGGATGGCGGGAGTTGTTTGCATTCGCAAAAGCCATGGACCTCCGGAATATTGTATCGGAACCTCATCCTGATGATCTGGAACTGGTTTCCCGGCTCTGCGAAGAATACCAGATACAGGTAGCTATCCATAATCATCCAAGCCCTTCGCATTACGCGCATCCTGATACCTTGCTGGCCGCTTTGGAAAACAGCAGCAAATATATCGGCGCCTGTGCAGATGTAGGACACTGGACCCGCTCCGGAATGGACCCCATTGAATGTTTGAAGAAACTGGAAGGCCGCATCTTTGAAGTGCATTTCAAAGATATTACAACGCCTGCCACAGGAGGAGTGGACACTATATGGGGAACGGGCATCTGCAATATAGATGGTATGTTGAAAGAATTACACCAGCAAAAGTTTACAGGTATCCTGGCGGTTGAATATGAAACGAACCCCCGCAATAACCTGACGGAAATTGGCCAAAGCCTCGGATATTACAACCAGGTGATGGAAAAAATAAAATAA
- a CDS encoding glycoside hydrolase family 16 protein produces the protein MIKKLNGLCLATITAGLLASSCSQPAKVQASGGGSGEFKTLVWSDEFDRDGLPDSTKWSYQEGFVRNNEEQYYTTARTENARVAGGHLIIEGRKEKFANAFHQPGSNEWQFHPDSASYTSACIVTQGKASWTYGRIEVRAKLPRGMGVWPAIWTLGDNEPVIGWPRCGEIDIMEFVGHDSARVHGNAHYEDPQKKKHTSMMGTKSEVSPTDGFHIYAIEWKDDRIDFYYDEHRFHTFPLDNAGVGKENAFRKPHFLLLNLALGGAWGGKIDDAIFPQSYILDYVRVFQ, from the coding sequence ATGATAAAGAAATTAAACGGCCTTTGCCTGGCAACCATTACAGCAGGGCTGCTGGCTTCTTCGTGTAGCCAGCCTGCGAAAGTGCAGGCCTCCGGCGGCGGTTCGGGCGAATTTAAAACATTGGTATGGTCAGATGAATTTGATAGAGACGGATTGCCGGATAGTACAAAATGGAGTTACCAGGAAGGCTTTGTCAGGAATAACGAGGAGCAGTATTACACGACCGCCCGCACCGAGAATGCCCGGGTTGCCGGTGGGCATCTCATCATAGAAGGCAGAAAAGAAAAGTTCGCCAATGCCTTTCACCAGCCGGGAAGTAACGAGTGGCAGTTTCACCCGGATAGCGCCTCCTATACGTCTGCCTGCATTGTTACGCAGGGAAAAGCATCATGGACATACGGCAGAATAGAAGTACGGGCAAAACTTCCCCGTGGCATGGGTGTATGGCCCGCCATCTGGACGCTTGGTGATAATGAACCCGTAATCGGATGGCCGCGTTGCGGCGAGATCGATATCATGGAATTTGTAGGACACGATTCTGCACGTGTTCACGGGAATGCACATTATGAAGATCCACAGAAAAAGAAACATACTTCCATGATGGGTACAAAAAGTGAGGTGTCTCCTACAGATGGTTTTCATATTTATGCCATTGAATGGAAAGATGACCGGATTGATTTTTATTATGATGAACACCGCTTTCATACTTTTCCACTTGATAATGCTGGTGTGGGTAAAGAGAACGCTTTCCGGAAACCGCATTTCCTGCTCCTGAACCTGGCGCTGGGTGGTGCATGGGGTGGGAAGATCGATGATGCCATCTTTCCACAATCTTATATATTGGATTATGTAAGAGTGTTTCAATAA
- a CDS encoding gluconate 2-dehydrogenase subunit 3 family protein — translation MQRRTAIRNLLIISGGIAILPSCFGGKGKSSGGLKHLVVSREQETLLEAIAETILPATNTPGARELGLHLFVLKMVDDCHETKDQQAFMKGLEQLSAAAEKQYGTSFTNSTRENREALLVGIEKDQQAAAEMGVFYRIMKDRTIQGYLNSKYVMTHLDVYELVPGRYDGYFPVKAS, via the coding sequence ATGCAAAGGCGTACAGCTATCAGAAACCTGTTAATTATTTCGGGAGGCATTGCAATTTTGCCTTCCTGTTTTGGCGGGAAGGGCAAATCTTCCGGCGGTTTGAAGCACCTTGTTGTCAGCAGGGAGCAGGAAACTTTACTGGAGGCAATTGCAGAAACAATTCTTCCGGCTACGAATACACCCGGCGCCAGGGAATTGGGCCTCCATCTTTTTGTATTGAAGATGGTAGATGACTGCCATGAAACCAAAGATCAGCAGGCTTTTATGAAGGGACTGGAACAGTTGTCGGCAGCCGCTGAAAAACAATACGGAACTTCTTTTACAAACAGTACCCGTGAAAACCGGGAAGCCTTGCTGGTAGGTATAGAAAAGGATCAGCAGGCAGCTGCAGAAATGGGTGTTTTTTACCGGATAATGAAGGACCGCACCATCCAGGGCTATTTGAATTCCAAATATGTAATGACCCACCTGGATGTTTATGAATTAGTACCTGGCCGTTATGACGGTTATTTTCCTGTAAAAGCATCATAA